The Cryptomeria japonica chromosome 6, Sugi_1.0, whole genome shotgun sequence genomic interval agactgctcctattgttgttccacttgcatcacaatccacttgaaatactttgttaaaatCCGGTAAAGCCATCACatgctactcagtcactttctgcttcaacagttcaaaacttttgtttgctctggtggtccacttgaattccttccaatctcctctcatggtctcactcatagggttacaaactgaattgaaatttttgataaacttccagtaaaaactagccaatccatgaaatgatcttacctctccagtGCTTTCTGgcgtaggccattcaacaattgctttcactttctcaaggtccatcttcaaaccatcttcagatatcccaaatagactaactcatccttcatgaaagtacacttcttgatattgattagcaacttgtcttaactgcaacaaatgctcctctttcgtcctactgaaaatcagaatgtcatccaaatacacaataacaaacctacccaagaatttcttcaatacctcatcattagcctcatgaaagtactcagtgcattagtcaattcaaaaggcatcaccaaccattcatacaatccttcatttgtcttaaatgttgtcttctactcatcaccttctctgatgatatccactcttcaaatctatctttggaaagtatttttctccacttagacagtccattatgtcatctatcctaggaaaaggaaactgatatttcagtgtgatcttgtttattgctctggaatcaatacacattgtccattctccattcttcttaggtgctaatactgctggtactgcacaagggcttagactctccctgatcaaacctttcttcaccagctcctgcacttgtctattcagttcttcattctttgccGGTGTCAatcgatgtgcaactttgttaggcaaactagctccaggaaccaagtccatgcaatgactaataattctcataggtggcaatccatcaggtacattatctgaaatgatgtcctcatattctgtcagcaaatattttatctctttcggGTGTTCACCTTCCGGTTTCAGTTTCTCAGTCTTcgtaggaattaaggcaaaacacacattctaatgtctcaatccatctaggaatttccttccatctaccaaacaaattctagcattcatacatacttcattcttcaaaggttcctccaagggtaacaaggtttgcttcatcccattggccacaatagtgtatgtattcttcctcccatcatgtactgcctatctatcaaactgccgaggtctacccaacaaaaatgacaaatatccataggcataatatcacacaagacttcatcatgataattcccaattttttaatttcaccaaacattgttcacttactaacaacttatgttcatcccaaatccatgctatctgataaggcttagggtgtttcaatctctccaatttcaacttattcaccatcccttctaaaacaagattatcggaactaccactatcaataacaactttacaacacttaccagataccttacatatggtcttgaacagattcgtcctctgcaagggctcttcatctcctccggtatgataGAAAGCTCTTCTCACcaccaatagttctccatcttctagtttattgtctgatccggtggggtttctTCCACCACTTCTGCTCTTTCGAtagtttttgtcttcttacactcgaatgcatgatgtccttctcctccacacttaaagagggttcctctaaatgtcctcttgtcttgtcttccaaaattctcatttcggtaatcatctggttctctcctctagtagaaatttctatcatccttctaatatgaattaccttctttgttaacttccttgtccttgctctaatctatactggttcctcttcctccagtatatcctcttcctccttgaaatcttccttcggtaaaccttccacctctgcctctactcatgtcttttgtttaacatCTCTTTTGCCTttgggcatactggtaagcctcttcaacactctccaatttgatcaaactgagttcatcttgtatagacatccgcaatccattcaaatatatcgcaacttgttcaacttcatcatcaacatgtctggatttgatgttcaacttgtaaaatgattcgatgtactccttcacactagattccttctgtctcaaattctgcaacttttgaaatagatccacttgataatttgccGACACAAACATTTATTTCAgcttagcaatcatccgatcccatgtcttaatcttctctttacctcttctttgtctatcaacttaaaaatgctcccaccaaagagatgcatgacctttcaattgggtacaggtgcatttcaccttcctctcttctgcagtgttttcaaaataaaaaaaaattctccatctccgagatccaatccatcaattcatctgaatctaacttcctgtcatattttggtggggtaaaatgaggtttagtattcgccctacttaAAACCccaaaaaacctttcctcatccagatcaactgctggtaggtttgcttgttctgatggggcttcttctccttcatcttcacttacatattcaataTGTTAGCCTCTTCTCTGGTCTGTCTCCACGGATTCCAACCGGGCTGCTATACcacgcaacatctccatcacaacagggtttgcattcccacgcgctccaccattcctatctcCTCTTCGCACCATTGTTCACACTAGTCCTCTGTAGCtacaggtcggatccacaatccgccaccctacaacaaaaatttaggACACATAACCTCCAGAATGAAAATTTGCTCTAATAcaacttgaagcagtcaccggtgaggagggacctcaaagagatcaatccagaccggtcaacaagagcaaacacaacataaacacaaagatatgatggaggcaatgtagaacagattattttattgcatgaaaattgattacaaccaatcggtaacaaccgggttacaacatactaacTCACatgcctagtagaacatacagaataggtcacaaccgagaccttgaatcttgagatctatcttctatgcacagtctagctacttgattctctcccttattacattctaatgctcaattacaattatatatattgatccaaaggatccattcggcccaaaagggattaaaacccaaagaacaagacctaacgcaTATaataacaaggttggcctccactaagggattcctctgaaaaatccaaaggatgaaatgtagatcatgggaaaaggtcggccagatgccaaggaacattagaatcaacgcccaaggctctgcaagctttgtaAGGGGTTCCGggagatcaccaaaataggtccaggcaaccggtaacaagaactgccAACTAGTAACATGAAATTGTCAAGGAAAACCAATAGCGATATCTTTCCAAAAAATGATCCAATTGCAATGTGGTCTAGAAGCaataaagatgatcaagtcttcaagaagaatccaactccacaggatccagtgagccaaaaccgggacacacagaaaggaaaactgaaactgcaaacaaaaagaaaaatataaaggaaaatgtttttggttgatgcaagattgctatgaactggggatgctcctgcatcacattggGTAGATTTGGATTGACAGGTTGGGTTTTAAAAACCGCCCTGTCAGTGGGGTAGGACATGGTCTGCACAttggttttaaaacccgatgtgacAATAAAAGAGGCTAGCAAGTCGGGTTTTACCCGACCTGCCAATGGGGAAGACctgcaggttgggttttaaaacccaacctaccAATAGGAAGACCTGCACTACTTTGTTGACCAAAACTgcactttgggttttaaaacccgacttgcaggaaaacacaagaaacactgcatttcgggttttaaaacccgaagtgcaatcaaaagatgaaataaaagaccaaggcaaaaacatgaaaaaaaaatgataaaaactaAGACGCAAATCGACAAGACTTACAAGGTAAGTTGATCGACCTTGGAGGGCGTGGGCTATGAAGCGAACAAGTTTCGTAGGGGTTGTCCCATGATTCAAGCTAGCTGAAATCGGTGACAACAAGCATAACATGgtccaatataaaaaacaactaactaactaggaaACTTGAGAGGGATTTGTAACATTCATCCCACAACAATTTTCCACAAGAACCGCCCACTTCCTAATATCTAGGTGGAGGCTTTTATTTAGAATATGAAatctaagagaactaagaaaacaCGACTCTGCTCCATCTTTGAACATTTGTAATTTTTCCTAGATATGCTCCAACACCCAACATGGCAAAATTATTAATAGGTCTTGACTTCTTTTGAAGATTCCTTAATGAGCTCGAACAACTAGTGCTCGAATTGTAAAAACCCTTGACCTTTTCATGCCTTGTTGTCTAGTCCTGTCCACGTTGCCATGCTGCTATCAATAAAGTTCTCTTTCATCACAAAAAGTCTTCCACACAGCTAGAACATCAAGGTTAGGACAAGCACTCCCATCCACATTTCATGATCATTTATTGCAACACATTCATCAACATACAAAGACGataaatatttatatttgcattcataaggTTCACTATTTTGTCAAAATAAATGTTTCAAACtatagacaacatgatcatcaaaTAGGTTCAAAAAGTCATTCAAAACATAATATAAAGTCCCATCAGTAAGTATATAAGAGTCCTAAACATGgtaaaatgaatgcaaataaaGGCATAAAACTAAGACTCATCAATCACCTTGGTTTTATTGCAGGTATCTTGATAAAGCATAAGAGAATGTTGGAGATTCATGTGGCTTCATGTATGGCTATGATGATGTATTTCATTGATGACCTTTatacaatgtatacaacaagttAGAGAATGTTGGGATTAGACATCGTATACCttgcataaaataaaattttataatgtTGTAAATTATATGCATATTTAGTGTGGTGCACCGAGGAGATGTGTTTAGCCATATTAGATATTTTTTTGGTGCCACTTTAAAGTTGTATGTAACATTgggttatttattttatttgtgtaggagaaataaaataattaatagggGAAAACTATTTAATGTTTATATCAAAAAGTAAATGAAGGGTCAATGGTTTTGTGTACTCATGATTTTGAGGCACAAAATTTTATCTTAACACTTGATTGTTTTTGTCTGAGCTTTAGTTTATATAAGCaaacacatgtttagtggttaaggttggttggAATGAATAGGTTGTCactatattgaatatcttttaaagagtgcatatgtgaagcatggcatgagatatgtggattcatgcttggacacatggaggtGCATTAGTAAGACTTGATGTTTTAAATGTGTTCATTGTAACTCTATAAGTGCATGCAATGTTTTATTGTTCAATAATAGATgaagtatggatgcttttggaggctaggttttccctcttgagggttttcctagggtataccTCGAGTTATCTTGTGGTTTGTCCATTTGATCCATGTATTTGGTtattttgtaagcttgtatgcatgcttttctctcatggggTTCTGCAGGAAATGTATTAAATGTACTAGGTATTATTCATGGATTTCCTAACAAGATCAATGTCTTGGATGCATAATTCTAGTGCATAATTGAACTATTTTGGTTCAATTACTAACCTAAGATACAATCTATAACTCAAACATGCCATGTTGCCCTGTTCAAAATGACTCAAAACTATTTCACAACTTATTGACCTGCAATAAGAACAAAACAACAATTCTATTCCCCAAATAAGATTATTGGCATAATCTTATCCCACACTTCCAAAATTTAAATTCTTATATTTTAAGGTTGACATTCCTAGAATTTGATTGTTATTGATTGGTGTGGGTGTTGATAAATCAAATTCACATTTCTAAGATATGCATTGAAAGAAATCATCTTGGGTCATTTGTACACCATGGATCATCATTGAATAAGCATTTGCAGGAGCATACATTCTATTTTACTTTTATAGGTGCATTAAtcaaagattttgtcaagaatgataAAAAACCATATATATCTTTGCAAGCAATCAAGTGACATTCATTGTCAAGGAATCCTCCAAGGACACTTTATAAAATAATTGACACATAGAATTTCAcattaaaataaatcaataaatttagTGATTGATAGTGCTATTCATTATTGTCCACACATTGACATTCATTACCTCCCATTATCTCTCTTTCACTTTTACTAATAATTTAATCTTGGGCTTGAGTAGGTAGAAGGAAGTTCTAGACATAACAAGCTCCATGATGCTCTTTAGCACCACCAAACTTTTCTTGCTCCATATACCATAGACAAATAGTACTCACAAATACCATGTATCTAAAAATGGAACAAACGAtaagaataaaaaaaatgaaaaatacttcATGTTCTTAAATAAGATTGGGATCACAGTCACATCTCAAACACTAAGATTCATATAATTTAGTCTTATATACTTCCTAATCCATAATTTATATTAGATCTTTGATTATTGGTATGCTTTTACAATACCATAATTTAAAATTCACATTACAAGATACACAATCCTAATTCTTGTTATTTCAATTTAAATACATCTCTAATTTATGTACTAATATCAATCCATGTATAAGAACctaatttttatattaatttatttaatgataattCATTAACCTtatattaacattaaataaaaatattattatttcattTCAATTATAAATGTGTTTAATAATAaactaaataatattataaaaaatgtttgtaaacatttaatattaaaaatacTTCCTTGTAATCATAGATGAATTTAATAATAAGTTGATTAATATATTTAGAAAATATGTTTTTAAGttgatatatttttataatattttaattctaaagaGAAACATTTACTAATTATTTTATAtagtttaattattaaatataaaacttTATATTTACAAAATACATCACAACTCACAAAATTACTAAGAAAAAAACACAACACATAGaatataatgaattaaataaacacAAAAATATGGCCGGTGACGTGATAGTTTAAATAAAAGTGAACAACTCGCTAGTGATGCCATTTTGACATTTTATTTAATGCAATGAATGTACAAAAAATTGAATTCTTGAAAAATTGAAAATTCTGCCAACTACTACCAATAAGAATagagaaaaatattattttaacaattatttagaataaaaattaaatttagactataatgttttgttcaaattttttaattctaaacaCTGATTgtttgaattaattaaaaaaatgaactctgaaatttattattattttcaaaatataTACGTATTCATAATAATAGACTTGACTCATAAAATCTACACAATTTTctccaaaatatatatttataatagttaataaaattcattttaacaatttataaatTGATCTCAAATGTGCAGCTTGGAAGCATGAGATTTAAAAGGGAACCTCTTAAGGTAAGGGTAACCTTGATGTCTAAAGAATTGAGAAACCCTCCAATAACCTATTACCTATTAATTATCTGGATGACCATGTAAACCATACCTATACAAATTATTTCCCATGGTATAAACTCCCTTAAGACCATTTGACAGGCACCATGTTAATCTGTTAACTGGAAAAACTAAAACCGGCAATATCAATATCAGTACCGGCTATGAAGGTCGTGAAGTCGCTCGCCCCAAAACAGAGTATAAAAAACTGTATCGCAATTGTTAATAGATTAGAAGGGAGGTCCGGGCGGTCCAGGCGGTCCAGGCGGCCAGCCAGGTCCCGGAAGAGGAGGAGGCGGCGGCGGCCCGCCGCCGAAGCAGTCCCCGCAGATCAACTCCAGAATCCAGCAGCAGCATAAAACCGTTAAGCTGCTCACATTTACCGCGGCGACAAATTAATACATCAACCAACAAAAAACCAGTTTAGGCTGATAATATAAAACAGTAAGGTTTGCAGAGTTTGCTTACCATTGTGTGATACAGTCACAAAAACCACCGGAATACGGCTGCGCGGCAGGGGCGGGAGGAGGTTCTAATAGCGGCGCCGCCGGACCTGAAGGAGGCCAATACGGGGCAGGAGGAGGGGGGGCAGgggcaggaggaggaggaggaggccaATACGGAGCAGGAGGAGGGGGAGGCCAATAGGGGGcaggaggagggggaggaggagggCCGAAACCCGGCGGCGGAGGGCCGAAACCGGGGCCGGGTGGACCGGCTGGCACTCCCGGGGCGGGTGAGCCGGGAGGCGGATAGCCAGGATCTCCTGGTCTCATTTGTGCTCTGCTCTGTATTCGTTTTAGGACTAGACATGAGGTCTTTTGTAATGGTTTTGGTTTTTCACATGTTTGGGAAGAGTCTGGATAGTCGTTGGAAACTACCCTTCTTTTGTAGCTACCGTTCCTCGGAGATTAGATAGTAATTGTCTGgtatggaaaggaatgagaagaagTTTAATGGGCGTCGCTGTCGCTGTCGCTGTCGCCCCAAGTGCTAAGTAATCATCAAAAGGAGAAACCAGGTCGAAAGCAACTCGTTAGCGAGAGAGCCGATGATTCAGAGTCGTGTAGAATGTTCGCTAAGGTGACAATGTGGGCCCACTAGTTGAAGTGGGTTTAACTAGAATGTGTTTCAATATAATTTTTATTGTTCAAAATATTTGCATTTAAACAAGGTGTGTAATGGTTATGTCATAAGGTGTAATGGTTATGTTGATAGTAAGATATGTTTGGGGTAATGTATTAGAGGgcaaaaaaataaaatgtaaaataatatggagagatatcacataattgtcttgcatgtttattagttgtcatgtctttcttgacaactaataaacatggagctgaataatgttgcactctttcactctcattaaaaatgtaatagtttcatatacttagagacaagtggcaatgattctatttattgagagtaataaaataatacttatacagaaactgaaacatgcatgcatttatctgtcatctacacgtcaaatttattcaaaacaaaTTATTTGTTTACatatatttgtatgtcattgtagatgcctctcaacATAACAATATAAGTGAATAGATCTTGACATGTAAAAAACTTAGTATGAATGAAAGCAAGTTAATTTGAATCACAAATTAATAACTGGAGCATGCAATATTTATAGAAGTTGTTTCATTAATAAAATCAATTGTCTATGTAATTCTACAAGTTCACTTGTGTTACTAATATTTGAAGATAATTCGATTCTCTCTGCAAATTTAGGTATTTGATTAATTCCTTTTGAGTTGACCTATCACAAATTCTAAAGATTGATGATATTTAATGGAATGAGAATATCTTTTACTTTTGAAGGATGATATAATACTCAAATTATAGTCTAA includes:
- the LOC131064994 gene encoding uncharacterized protein LOC131064994 isoform X1, whose amino-acid sequence is MRPGDPGYPPPGSPAPGVPAGPPGPGFGPPPPGFGPPPPPPPAPYWPPPPPAPYWPPPPPPAPAPPPPAPYWPPSGPAAPLLEPPPAPAAQPYSGGFCDCITQCLTVLCCCWILELICGDCFGGGPPPPPPLPGPGWPPGPPGPPGPPF